Proteins co-encoded in one Arachis hypogaea cultivar Tifrunner chromosome 11, arahy.Tifrunner.gnm2.J5K5, whole genome shotgun sequence genomic window:
- the LOC112722954 gene encoding uncharacterized protein isoform X2, with the protein MKMKSILYPTLLSFLHWHVAVVSAARLNMASDESALVAMREHFNSLDPNNVLASNWSSSTSVCNWIGVTCGSSHRRVTALNLAYMALDATIPPHLGNLSFLSLLLLRNNSFHGTLPAELAGLRRLSIINLRFNKFTGSIPSWFEFLPKLEYLLLRGNSFSGTVPHFLFNMTSLQSLELSENKFWGPLPSNIFLSPSLQYVYLTHNQISGAIPSAIINSSLLQFIVLDYNHLSGQLPENIFHHLPNLKGLYVTSNSLSGELPCSLFDCKQLQFLSLSYNTFGGNIPSAIGNLTSLKEIYLGHNNFRGAIPYEFGNLRSLEILSLPFANVSGYIPPSIYNISILRVITVTGNHLSGSLPASLGSMLPKLVGLYMGINYLSGRIPSSLCNATMLNIIDLSNNSFSGYIPDIFGSLRSLQWLNLGANNLTSDSSDSELSIINSLTNCRFLKTLIFYENPLDSILPISVGNLSTSLADLDLKGCSMRGTIPASIGNLSSLINLDLGDNNFVGTFPISIGKLIKLQGLFLDDNQLEGFVPNQLCQLTSLYSFTVKSNKFSGPIPSCLSNLTSLRWLRLSSNKFNSIPSTLWGLSDLLLLDLSSNNLSGYLPLDSGNLKAISWIYLSGNQFSGSIPRSLSNLRNLVLLTLARNKFEGPIPESFGRMLKGKIPDGGPFANFSAQSFMGNKGLCGAPRFQFSECKIEKSRRWNAHIVLTYILPAAIVATLLVAFLCILKFRKHKVVNNSETNQSGARWRRISYYEIQQATDRFNDGNLLGVGSFGRVYKGVLSDGTNVAVKVFNLGLEGAFRSFEAECEILRSVRHRNLTKIISSCSNMDFKALILSYMPNGSLERWLHSEHHGLSMIQRLNIMIDVAEAMDYLHNGGSVPIIHCDLKPSNILLDEDMVAHVTDFGIAKLLSGDDSITQTMNLATIGYMAPEYGLEGRVSRQGDVYSYGILLMETFTQKKPTDEMFVGEFSIKEWVKMSCPDSLLDIVDAKLLVEEGETDTKQDCLLSIMTLALNCSAESPGERTRMKDAMNALNKIKRLLLN; encoded by the exons ATGAAAATGAAGTCCATCTTATATCCGACCCTGTTATCATTTCTGCATTGGCACGTGGCGGTGGTATCAGCTGCAAGGCTGAACATGGCTAGCGATGAATCGGCCTTGGTAGCCATGAGGGAGCATTTTAACTCCTTGGATCCCAACAATGTGCTCGCAAGCAACTGGTCTAGCAGTACCTCTGTTTGCAACTGGATTGGCGTCACCTGCGGCTCTTCCCACCGCAGAGTAACTGCCTTGAATCTCGCTTACATGGCTCTTGATGCTACCATCCCTCCGCATCTTGGAAACCTGTCATTCCTTTCTCTCTTGCTTCTTCGCAACAATAGCTTCCATGGTACTCTACCTGCTGAACTTGCTGGATTACGTAGACTGAGCATCATCAACCTCAGATTCAACAAATTCACAGGAAGCATCCCGTCCTGGTTTGAATTTCTACCCAAACTAGAATACCTGTTACTGAGAGGGAACAGTTTCTCTGGCACAGTCCCACACTTTCTGTTCAACATGACTTCCCTGCAATCGCTTGAACTTTCTGAAAACAAGTTTTGGGGTCCCTTACCTTCCAACATTTTCTTGTCTCCTTCGTTGCAATATGTGTATCTTACTCACAACCAAATTTCAGGAGCTATCCCTTCAGCTATCATCAACAGTTCGTTACTGCAGTTTATTGTCCTCGACTACAACCACCTATCCGGACAACTGCCGGAGAACATCTTCCACCATCTTCCAAACTTGAAAGGGCTTTACGTGACTAGTAATTCCTTATCCGGTGAACTTCCATGCAGTTTGTTCGATTGCAAGCAACTGCAATTTTTATCCTTATCCTACAACACCTTCGGTGGAAACATACCATCTGCCATCGGGAATTTGACAAGCCTCAAAGAGATCTATCTTGGCCATAACAATTTCAGAG GTGCAATACCATATGAGTTTGGTAATCTACGTAGTTTAGAGATTCTGAGTCTTCCTTTCGCCAATGTGAGTGGCTACATTCCGCCGTCAATCTATAATATTTCTATCCTACGGGTAATTACTGTTACTGGAAATCATTTATCAGGCAGCCTCCCAGCAAGCCTAGGCTCCATGCTTCCAAAACTTGTTGGGCTGTACATGGGGATTAATTATCTCAGTGGAAGAATCCCAAGCTCCTTGTGCAATGCCACTATGCTTAATATCATAGATTTGTCTAACAATTCATTTTCTGGATACATTCCAGACATTTTTGGCAGCTTAAGAAGTCTCCAGTGGCTCAATCTTGGTGCAAATAATTTGACAAGTGATTCATCCGATTCAGAGCTAAGCATTATAAATTCTTTGACAAATTGTAGATTTCTCAAAACCTTGATATTTTATGAAAATCCATTGGATTCTATTCTTCCAATATCGGTAGGAAACCTTTCTACTTCTCTGGCCGACTTGGATCTTAAGGGTTGTTCAATGAGAGGCACCATTCCAGCAAGTATTGGCAACTTGAGCAGCTTGATAAACCTTGACCTTGGTGATAATAATTTTGTTGGAACCTTTCCTATTAGCATAGGGAAATTAATAAAGCTACAAGGCCTCTTTTTAGATGACAACCAATTGGAAGGATTTGTTCCGAATCAATTGTGTCAACTAACGAGCTTGTATTCATTTACCGTTAAAAGCAACAAGTTCTCTGGCCCTATACCTTCTTGCTTAAGCAATCTTACCTCATTAAGATGGCTTCGGCTTTCTTCAAATAAATTCAACTCAATACCTTCCACCTTGTGGGGGCTGTCCGATTTATTGCTTTTAGACTTATCTTCCAATAATTTAAGTGGATATCTCCCATTAGATAGTGGAAATCTAAAAGCCATAAGTTGGATTTATTTATCAGGAAATCAATTTTCAGGTAGCATCCCAAGAAGCCTCAGCAATCTTAGGAATTTGGTTCTTCTTACCTTAGCAAGAAACAAATTTGAAGGGCCCATTCCAGAATCATTTGGTCGTATG TTAAAAGGAAAAATCCCTGATGGAGGACCTTTTGCAAACTTCTCAGCTCAGTCGTTCATGGGGAATAAAGGATTATGTGGTGCTCCACGTTTCCAGTTTTCGGAATGTAAAATTGAAAAATCCAGAAGATGGAATGCACATATTGTGTTGACATATATTTTACCTGCAGCAATAGTTGCCACCCTTCTTGTGGCATTCCTTTGCATCCTAAAATTCCGGAAGCACAAGGTGGTCAACAATTCAGAGACGAATCAATCAGGAGCAAGATGGAGAAGAATATCATACTATGAAATTCAGCAAGCAACAGATAGGTTCAATGATGGCAACTTGCTTGGTGTAGGGAGTTTTGGAAGAGTGTATAAAGGAGTACTCTCAGATGGGACGAATGTTGCAGTGAAAGTGTTTAATCTGGGACTAGAAGGAGCATTCAGGAGTTTTGAAGCTGAATGTGAGATATTGCGCAGTGTCCGCCATCGAAACTTAACCAAAATCATTAGCAGCTGCAGCAACATGGACTTCAAGGCATTGATCCTAAGCTACATGCCTAATGGGAGTTTAGAGAGGTGGCTACACTCGGAACACCATGGCTTGAGTATGATCCAGAGGCTAAACATAATGATAGATGTTGCAGAAGCAATGGATTACCTGCATAATGGTGGTTCTGTACCAATTATACACTGTGATTTGAAACCCAGCAACATATTACTAGATGAAGACATGGTTGCCCACGTGACTGATTTTGGCATTGCAAAATTGCTGAGTGGGGATGACTCCATCACTCAAACCATGAATCTAGCCACAATAGGCTATATGGCCCCTG AATATGGACTTGAGGGAAGAGTGTCTAGGCAAGGTGATGTGTATAGCTATGGAATTTTACTTATGGAGACCTTCACACAGAAAAAACCCACTGATGAAATGTTTGTGGGAGAGTTTAGCATCAAAGAGTGGGTGAAAATGTCATGCCCTGATTCACTACTTGATATCGTTGATGCAAAATTATTGGTGGAAGAAGGAGAAACAGATACTAAACAGGACTGCTTGTTGTCTATAATGACTTTAGCTCTGAATTGCTCAGCTGAGTCTCCGGGTGAAAGGACAAGAATGAAAGACGCTATGAATGCTCTTAACAAGATTAAAAGATTACTCTTGAACTAA
- the LOC112722954 gene encoding uncharacterized protein isoform X1: MKMKSILYPTLLSFLHWHVAVVSAARLNMASDESALVAMREHFNSLDPNNVLASNWSSSTSVCNWIGVTCGSSHRRVTALNLAYMALDATIPPHLGNLSFLSLLLLRNNSFHGTLPAELAGLRRLSIINLRFNKFTGSIPSWFEFLPKLEYLLLRGNSFSGTVPHFLFNMTSLQSLELSENKFWGPLPSNIFLSPSLQYVYLTHNQISGAIPSAIINSSLLQFIVLDYNHLSGQLPENIFHHLPNLKGLYVTSNSLSGELPCSLFDCKQLQFLSLSYNTFGGNIPSAIGNLTSLKEIYLGHNNFRGAIPYEFGNLRSLEILSLPFANVSGYIPPSIYNISILRVITVTGNHLSGSLPASLGSMLPKLVGLYMGINYLSGRIPSSLCNATMLNIIDLSNNSFSGYIPDIFGSLRSLQWLNLGANNLTSDSSDSELSIINSLTNCRFLKTLIFYENPLDSILPISVGNLSTSLADLDLKGCSMRGTIPASIGNLSSLINLDLGDNNFVGTFPISIGKLIKLQGLFLDDNQLEGFVPNQLCQLTSLYSFTVKSNKFSGPIPSCLSNLTSLRWLRLSSNKFNSIPSTLWGLSDLLLLDLSSNNLSGYLPLDSGNLKAISWIYLSGNQFSGSIPRSLSNLRNLVLLTLARNKFEGPIPESFGRMVSLELLDLSENNLSGVIPKTLEALVYLKYFNVSHNKLKGKIPDGGPFANFSAQSFMGNKGLCGAPRFQFSECKIEKSRRWNAHIVLTYILPAAIVATLLVAFLCILKFRKHKVVNNSETNQSGARWRRISYYEIQQATDRFNDGNLLGVGSFGRVYKGVLSDGTNVAVKVFNLGLEGAFRSFEAECEILRSVRHRNLTKIISSCSNMDFKALILSYMPNGSLERWLHSEHHGLSMIQRLNIMIDVAEAMDYLHNGGSVPIIHCDLKPSNILLDEDMVAHVTDFGIAKLLSGDDSITQTMNLATIGYMAPEYGLEGRVSRQGDVYSYGILLMETFTQKKPTDEMFVGEFSIKEWVKMSCPDSLLDIVDAKLLVEEGETDTKQDCLLSIMTLALNCSAESPGERTRMKDAMNALNKIKRLLLN, from the exons ATGAAAATGAAGTCCATCTTATATCCGACCCTGTTATCATTTCTGCATTGGCACGTGGCGGTGGTATCAGCTGCAAGGCTGAACATGGCTAGCGATGAATCGGCCTTGGTAGCCATGAGGGAGCATTTTAACTCCTTGGATCCCAACAATGTGCTCGCAAGCAACTGGTCTAGCAGTACCTCTGTTTGCAACTGGATTGGCGTCACCTGCGGCTCTTCCCACCGCAGAGTAACTGCCTTGAATCTCGCTTACATGGCTCTTGATGCTACCATCCCTCCGCATCTTGGAAACCTGTCATTCCTTTCTCTCTTGCTTCTTCGCAACAATAGCTTCCATGGTACTCTACCTGCTGAACTTGCTGGATTACGTAGACTGAGCATCATCAACCTCAGATTCAACAAATTCACAGGAAGCATCCCGTCCTGGTTTGAATTTCTACCCAAACTAGAATACCTGTTACTGAGAGGGAACAGTTTCTCTGGCACAGTCCCACACTTTCTGTTCAACATGACTTCCCTGCAATCGCTTGAACTTTCTGAAAACAAGTTTTGGGGTCCCTTACCTTCCAACATTTTCTTGTCTCCTTCGTTGCAATATGTGTATCTTACTCACAACCAAATTTCAGGAGCTATCCCTTCAGCTATCATCAACAGTTCGTTACTGCAGTTTATTGTCCTCGACTACAACCACCTATCCGGACAACTGCCGGAGAACATCTTCCACCATCTTCCAAACTTGAAAGGGCTTTACGTGACTAGTAATTCCTTATCCGGTGAACTTCCATGCAGTTTGTTCGATTGCAAGCAACTGCAATTTTTATCCTTATCCTACAACACCTTCGGTGGAAACATACCATCTGCCATCGGGAATTTGACAAGCCTCAAAGAGATCTATCTTGGCCATAACAATTTCAGAG GTGCAATACCATATGAGTTTGGTAATCTACGTAGTTTAGAGATTCTGAGTCTTCCTTTCGCCAATGTGAGTGGCTACATTCCGCCGTCAATCTATAATATTTCTATCCTACGGGTAATTACTGTTACTGGAAATCATTTATCAGGCAGCCTCCCAGCAAGCCTAGGCTCCATGCTTCCAAAACTTGTTGGGCTGTACATGGGGATTAATTATCTCAGTGGAAGAATCCCAAGCTCCTTGTGCAATGCCACTATGCTTAATATCATAGATTTGTCTAACAATTCATTTTCTGGATACATTCCAGACATTTTTGGCAGCTTAAGAAGTCTCCAGTGGCTCAATCTTGGTGCAAATAATTTGACAAGTGATTCATCCGATTCAGAGCTAAGCATTATAAATTCTTTGACAAATTGTAGATTTCTCAAAACCTTGATATTTTATGAAAATCCATTGGATTCTATTCTTCCAATATCGGTAGGAAACCTTTCTACTTCTCTGGCCGACTTGGATCTTAAGGGTTGTTCAATGAGAGGCACCATTCCAGCAAGTATTGGCAACTTGAGCAGCTTGATAAACCTTGACCTTGGTGATAATAATTTTGTTGGAACCTTTCCTATTAGCATAGGGAAATTAATAAAGCTACAAGGCCTCTTTTTAGATGACAACCAATTGGAAGGATTTGTTCCGAATCAATTGTGTCAACTAACGAGCTTGTATTCATTTACCGTTAAAAGCAACAAGTTCTCTGGCCCTATACCTTCTTGCTTAAGCAATCTTACCTCATTAAGATGGCTTCGGCTTTCTTCAAATAAATTCAACTCAATACCTTCCACCTTGTGGGGGCTGTCCGATTTATTGCTTTTAGACTTATCTTCCAATAATTTAAGTGGATATCTCCCATTAGATAGTGGAAATCTAAAAGCCATAAGTTGGATTTATTTATCAGGAAATCAATTTTCAGGTAGCATCCCAAGAAGCCTCAGCAATCTTAGGAATTTGGTTCTTCTTACCTTAGCAAGAAACAAATTTGAAGGGCCCATTCCAGAATCATTTGGTCGTATGGTAAGTTTGGAACTCCTTGATTTATCAGAAAATAACTTGTCTGGTGTCATTCCCAAAACATTGGAGGCACTTGTATATCTGAAATATTTCAATGTTTCTCACAATAAGTTAAAAGGAAAAATCCCTGATGGAGGACCTTTTGCAAACTTCTCAGCTCAGTCGTTCATGGGGAATAAAGGATTATGTGGTGCTCCACGTTTCCAGTTTTCGGAATGTAAAATTGAAAAATCCAGAAGATGGAATGCACATATTGTGTTGACATATATTTTACCTGCAGCAATAGTTGCCACCCTTCTTGTGGCATTCCTTTGCATCCTAAAATTCCGGAAGCACAAGGTGGTCAACAATTCAGAGACGAATCAATCAGGAGCAAGATGGAGAAGAATATCATACTATGAAATTCAGCAAGCAACAGATAGGTTCAATGATGGCAACTTGCTTGGTGTAGGGAGTTTTGGAAGAGTGTATAAAGGAGTACTCTCAGATGGGACGAATGTTGCAGTGAAAGTGTTTAATCTGGGACTAGAAGGAGCATTCAGGAGTTTTGAAGCTGAATGTGAGATATTGCGCAGTGTCCGCCATCGAAACTTAACCAAAATCATTAGCAGCTGCAGCAACATGGACTTCAAGGCATTGATCCTAAGCTACATGCCTAATGGGAGTTTAGAGAGGTGGCTACACTCGGAACACCATGGCTTGAGTATGATCCAGAGGCTAAACATAATGATAGATGTTGCAGAAGCAATGGATTACCTGCATAATGGTGGTTCTGTACCAATTATACACTGTGATTTGAAACCCAGCAACATATTACTAGATGAAGACATGGTTGCCCACGTGACTGATTTTGGCATTGCAAAATTGCTGAGTGGGGATGACTCCATCACTCAAACCATGAATCTAGCCACAATAGGCTATATGGCCCCTG AATATGGACTTGAGGGAAGAGTGTCTAGGCAAGGTGATGTGTATAGCTATGGAATTTTACTTATGGAGACCTTCACACAGAAAAAACCCACTGATGAAATGTTTGTGGGAGAGTTTAGCATCAAAGAGTGGGTGAAAATGTCATGCCCTGATTCACTACTTGATATCGTTGATGCAAAATTATTGGTGGAAGAAGGAGAAACAGATACTAAACAGGACTGCTTGTTGTCTATAATGACTTTAGCTCTGAATTGCTCAGCTGAGTCTCCGGGTGAAAGGACAAGAATGAAAGACGCTATGAATGCTCTTAACAAGATTAAAAGATTACTCTTGAACTAA
- the LOC140176240 gene encoding uncharacterized protein → MANTRAAWARSHAKLDSDTIADAIRPLVEADPSIKVKSIITEVQSRFNYTVSYRKAWLTKQKSVVKVFGDWKVSYQTLPVWLKAMTAKMPRSRVQIKTLPVYRESEEVQGVRVLHRVFWSFYPCIVAFRHCKPLVQVDGTHLYRKYKGALLVAIAQDGNQNIVPVAFAIVEGETADAWEFFLTNLRRYVVTIDGVGIISDRHNSIDAAIARSNGYSRTEQEYNKNYQRLQERGEAYMHWCDEIGVDRWVLAFDGGHRWGHMMTNLVECINSVMKGARNLPVTAIVRFTFYRLNELFTRKSAEAHEHVRNGFTYSEFATKRVEESFRRAGSIVVNRFDRRNEVFEVREMPDGSIYTINLAQRHCDCGHFQVERLPCRHVLACCANQRLDWQVYVHDVYKMSKICKVYRGEFVPMGDPSTWAPYEGAKVIANWTLRRTIKGRPKSTRYLNEMYSRDMRGSRRCTTCGKEGHSRSRCPQHAGPSSTGGQS, encoded by the exons ATGGCAAACACACGTGCAGCATGGGCACGATCTCACGCCAAGTTAGACTCAGACACAATTGCAGATGCCATTAGGCCGTTGGTCGAAGCAGACCCATCGATAAAGGTGAAGTCTATTATTACAGAAGTTCAATCCAGGTTCAACTACACTGTTAGTTACCGCAAGGCTTGGTTGACAAAGCAGAAATCCGTCGTAAAAGTTTTCGGTGATTGGAAAGTTTCTTACCAGACTCTGCCGGTATGGTTGAAAGCAATGACTGCAAAGATGCCGAGGTCTCGTGTCCAGATAAAGACGCTCCCCGTTTACCGTGAGAGTGAGGAGGTTCAAGGTGTAAGAGTTTTGCATCGCGTTTTTTGGAGTTTCTATCCATGTATAGTAGCCTTCCGACATTGCAAGCCACTGGTGCAGGTTGATGGCACACACTTGtacagaaaatataaaggtgCACTTCTAGTTGCCATTGCACAAGATGGGAATCAAAACATTGTACCTGTTGCATTTGCAATAGTCGAGGGTGAGACGGCAGACGCGTGGGAGTTTTTCCTAACCAACTTGCGGAGATATGTTGTTACCATTGATGGCGTCGGCATTATTTCTGACCGTCATAACTCCATCGACGCAGCAATAGCTCGCAGTAACG GATATTCGAGGACGGAACAGGAGTACAACAAGAACTACCAAAGGCTTCAAGAGCGAGGTGAGGCATACATGCACTGGTGTGATGAGATCGGTGTTGATAGATGGGTGTTGGCATTCGACGGGGGTCATCGTTGGGGACATATGATGACAAACTTGGTAGAGTGCATAAATTCTGTCATGAAAGGTGCACGCAACCTTCCTGTGACTGCCATTGTTAGGTTTACTTTCTATCGGCTAAACGAGTTGTTCACTCGGAAGAGCGCCGAGGCTCATGAGCATGTCCGCAATGGATTCACGTATTCAGAATTTGCCAccaaaagagtagaagaaagtTTTCGACGTGCAGGAAGCATTGTGGTCAATCGGTTCGACAGGCGCAACGAGGTGTTTGAGGTTCGCGAAATGCCAGATGGTTCCATTTACACTATTAATCTCGCACAACGACACTGCGACTGTGGCCATTTCCAAGTCGAGCGACTTCCATGTCGCCACGTCCTTGCATGTTGCGCTAACCAGCGTCTTGATTGGCAAGTATATGTGCATGATGTGTACAAGATGTCCAAAATTTGCAAGGTCTATAGAGGCGAGTTTGTCCCGATGGGTGACCCATCTACGTGGGCTCCATATGAAGGAGCGAAGGTGATCGCGAACTGGACATTGAGGCGCACAATCAaaggaagacccaaatcaaccCGCTACTTGAATGAGATGTATTCGCGTGACATGCGTGGTTCTCGCCGGTGTACTACATGTGGTAAGGAGGGACATAGCCGGAGCCGATGTCCACAGCACGCAGGTCCAAGCTCTACCGGGGGTCAATCGTGA